One genomic segment of Elgaria multicarinata webbii isolate HBS135686 ecotype San Diego chromosome 9, rElgMul1.1.pri, whole genome shotgun sequence includes these proteins:
- the LOC134403927 gene encoding kelch repeat and BTB domain-containing protein 11-like: MPHRGPHATPIEGLSAVPAWLGWGPLVQRVLGWLSRALRALWSHFPRLWKGPGAPRSLPEPWESCPELRVYRGGGDGDSPLLTVHTTPYSFQVDPHRLATESAYFQALLRSRMQEASGGQLHLDHLPSGTFQAILEWVFSGRFSLTEEELLTAVQAASYLLLPGFLNRCLAALGPLLSPQNCLSYLHFAEAVGCPELQAQVCGYLSAHLLELAEPVTGQLLPRLKEDLVQLRQRGPARLCVLRTENVSSLQPGSPLEPLRGLYWRPLPPEEGSWHRASQLPFRADKWSFSTAQLLNYLFIIGGYRERRGTRGFTFRMAAFRYNPLTDTWKPTAAPNKRRRHFSTAVVGGHIYAVGGWYLDSLLAPDSSTCLYRAVERYDPWADRWAFVSSLPLGDASFSVSLSHDLPLCAAHDGSIYALGSLQHTGEKLLLCYDVATDTWQELLPTLTRADADLPGLYFLGGTEPLYVVGSNAQGNVVTSFSPSGRQWGPVRPLPKCSLAGQGLAVGGLLYMASPDLGAVLEVELGGPGCRPLPPPFPLFYEAFFLLHFPLTGPEGRAMGQEEPWRL; the protein is encoded by the exons ATGCCACACAGAGGCCCGCATGCCACCCCCATTGAGGGGCTTTCTGCGGTTCCAGCCTGGCTGGGCTGGGGCCCCCTGGTCCAGCGTGTGCTGGGCTGGCTGTCCCGTGCCCTCCGTGCCTTGTGGAGCCATTTCCCACGCCTCTGGAAAGGGCCGGGTGCCCCGAGGTCACTTCCGGAACCCTGGGAGAGCTGCCCTGAACTGAGGgtctacaggggaggaggagatggagattCTCCGCTGCTCACAGTCCACACAACGCCGTACAGCTTCCAG GTGGATCCGCACCGGCTGGCAACTGAGAGTGCCTATTTCCAGGCCCTCCTGCGATCCCGCATGCAGGAGGCATCGGGAGGGCAGCTGCACTTGGACCACCTGCCTTCTGGGACTTTCCAAGCCATCCTGGAGTGGGTTTTCTCGGGGCGCTTCAGCCTGACAGAAGAGGAGCTGCTGACGGCAGTACAGGCTGCCAGCTACCTGCTGCTGCCCGGATTCCTGAATCGGTGCTTGGCGGCACTGGGCCCCTTGCTGAGCCCCCAAAACTGCCTGTCTTACCTGCACTTTGCCGAGGCCGTGGGCTGCCCTGAACTCCAGGCCCAGGTGTGCGGCTACCTGAGTGCCCACCTGTTGGAGCTGGCGGAGCCCGTCACTGGCCAGCTGCTCCCACGGCTGAAGGAGGACCTGGTCCAGCTGCGTCAGCGAGGCCCGGCCAGGCTCTGTGTGCTGCGCACGGAGAACGTCAGCAGCCTGCAGCCGGGCAGTCCGCTGGAGCCCTTGCGGGGGCTGTACTGGCGTCCCCTGCCCCCCGAGGAGGGCAGCTGGCACCGGGCTAGCCAACTGCCCTTCCGGGCTGACAAGTGGAGCTTCAGCACCGCCCAGCTGCTCAACTACCTCTTCATCATAGGGGGCTACCGAGAGAGGCGGGGGACTCGCGGCTTCACCTTCCGCATGGCGGCCTTCCGCTATAATCCTCTGACAGACACGTGGAAGCCCACCGCTGCCCCCAACAAG CGCCGACGCCACTTCAGCACTGCCGTGGTCGGGGGGCACATCTATGCCGTCGGCGGCTGGTACTTGGACTCCCTCTTGGCCCCGGACAGCAGCACCTGCTTGTACCGGGCAGTGGAGCGCTATGACCCCTGGGCGGACCGCTGGGCCTttgtctcctccctgcccctgggggaCGCCTCCTTCTCCGTCTCGCTGTCCCATGACCTGCCGCTCTGCGCGGCCCACGACGGCTCCATCTACGCCCTGGGCAGCCTGCAGCACACTGGCGAGAAACTCCTGCTGTGTTACGACGTGGCCACTG ATACGTGGCAGGAGCTCCTGCCCACCCTGACGCGGGCAGACGCTGACCTGCCTGGGCTCTACTTCCTGGGCGGCACGGAGCCCCTCTACGTGGTGGGGAGCAACGCGCAGGGCAACGTGGTCACCTCCTTCAGCCCGAGTGGCCGGCAGTGGGGCCCCGTGCGCCCCCTGCCTAAGTGCAGCTTGGCCGGGCAGGGCCTGGCTGTGGGTGGCCTCCTCTACATGGCCTCACCTGACTTGGGTGCAGTTTTGGAGGTGGAGCTGGGTGGCCCAGGCTGCCGCCCGCTGccgcccccctttcccctcttctatgaggctttctttctcctccacttTCCCCTGACTGGCCCCGAGGGGAGAGCCATGGGCCAGGAGGAGCCCTGGCGGCTGTGA